A portion of the Pomacea canaliculata isolate SZHN2017 linkage group LG13, ASM307304v1, whole genome shotgun sequence genome contains these proteins:
- the LOC112553572 gene encoding nicalin-1-like: MRGPSRARTDEKRISSERISALDFGIIYRPKMWFTEAGEIVEMFRSSFPLSFLFFVPIFILISPVSPVYAAQEFNVYRMQQFDLQGSSYGCKSSLVNVEARPIDSKMLTRRCVVARLRDVTVPKFRDLMAQNAGALLVLLPKTFLDLTAEEEEHLQSLERDLMQEDVNLPVYFAHETEELQRLYEELVHGSAGDQASTAWEALLSSATANGFQIVVNGAQSKALPDFSVTNLQGRLSGHGIEEQLPTIVISAYYDATGIAPGLAYGADSNGSGVVALLELARLFSKLYTNSRTHAKYNLVFLLSGGGKFNYQGTKRWIEDNIESTDSNLLADVAFVLCLDSLGSGDSLHLHVSKPPKEDSEGGLFLKNVEQAAAARDPPVEFSMVHKKINLADELLAWEHERFSIKRLLAFTASHLDSPKSLNRSTILDTRDRVNQKTLSRNIYVVADALARHMYNLTNLGNFSLFTEALGLQEEGQISWLDFLTEQPRAAPLLPPESSILNMLEDSLNRFLKDVRRSTFRADKRDPEFVFYTGAVYSMNAFNVKPAVFDLFLAVVIAVYLTVIYLLATNFHLIYGVFRKMMTSAQKVKSS, from the exons ATGCGAGGACCATCGCGTGCTCGGACAGACGAAAAGAGGATTAGTTCAGAAAGGATATCAGCACTTGACTTTGGAATCATCTATCGTCCAAAAATGTGGTTCACCGAAGCTGGAGAAATAGTAGAAATGTTCCGCAGCAGTTTTCcgttatcttttttgttttttgttccaATATTCATTCTGATTTCACCCGTAAGTCCTGTCTACGCAGCGCAAGAATTCAACGTTTATAGGATGCAACAGTTTGACCTACAAGGATCATCTTAtg GATGCAAGAGCTCGCTGGTGAATGTGGAGGCTAGACCAATTGACTCAAAAATGCTGACACGCCGTTGTGTGGTGGCAAGGCTTAGAGACGTTACAGTGCCAAAGTTCCGAGACCTTATGGCCCAGAATGCAGGGGCATTGTTGGTGCTTTTGCCGAAAACCTTCTTGGATTTAACagcagaggaggaggag CACCTACAAAGCTTAGAGCGTGACCTAATGCAGGAAGATGTAAATCTGCCCGTCTATTTTGCTCATGAGACAGAAGAGCTGCAGAGGTTGTATGAAGAACTTGTCCATGGGTCAGCTGGAGACCAGGCCAGCACTGCTTGGGAAG CATTGTTGAGCTCTGCCACAGCCAATGGCTTCCAGATAGTGGTCAATGGTGCTCAGTCAAAAGCGCTGCCAGACTTTTCTGTCACAAACCTGCAGGGTCGACTTTCAGGACACGGCATTGAGGAACAGCTTCCAACCATTGTCATTTCTGCTTACTATGATGCAACTGGCATTGCTCCA GGCCTTGCATATGGGGCAGACTCAAATGGAAGTGGTGTAGTAGCATTGTTGGAACTAGCCCGCCTTTTCTCCAAGCTTTACACTAACTCGCGCACTCATGCCAA ATAcaaccttgtttttcttctgtctggtGGAGGCAAGTTTAACTATCAAGGTACCAAGCGATGGATTGAGGACAATATAGAGTCAACAG ACTCCAACCTCTTGGCAGATGTTGCCTTTGTCCTTTGCCTTGATTCACTGGGGTCAGGTGATTCTCTCCATCTGCATGTGTCAAAACCACCAAAAGAGGACAGTGAGGGAGGTCTTTTCCTTAAA AATGTGGAACAGGCAGCAGCTGCCCGTGATCCACCTGTGGAGTTCTCGATGGTCCACAAAAAGATCAACCTTGCAGATGAGCTGCTGGCATGGGAACATGAACGATTCAGCATTAAGCGCTTGTTGGCCTTTACTGCATCCCACTTAGATTCACCAAAGTCGCTAAACAGATCAACCATCTTGGATACTAG agaCCGAGTTAATCAGAAAACTCTATCACGCAACATCTATGTGGTAGCTGATGCGCTTGCTAGGCATATGTACAACCTCACCAATCTGggtaatttctctctcttcacagaGGCACTG GGTCTGCAAGAAGAGGGGCAGATATCTTGGCTTGATTTCTTAACGGAACAGCCCAGAGCTGCACCACTGCTGCCACCAGAAAGCTCCATTCTCAACATGCTGGAAGACAGCTTGAACCGATTTCTGAAGGACGTGCGGCGCAGCACTTTCAGGGCTGACAAACG aGATCCCGAGTTTGTTTTCTACACAGGAGCTGTGTACAGTATGAATGCCTTCAA TGTGAAACCTGCTGTCTTCGACCTTTTCTTGGCAGTGGTCATAGCTGTCTACCTGACAGTCATCTACCTGTTAGCAACT AATTTCCATCTGATCTATGGGGTGTTCCGAAAGATGATGACCTCTGCACAGAAGGTGAAAAGCTCTTGA